One Hyphomicrobiales bacterium genomic window carries:
- a CDS encoding LysR family transcriptional regulator, with protein sequence MDKLDAMNAFVKVVAHGSYAEAARTLGLTRSAVSKAVKELEQLLGARLLDRTTRRVSATEAGLAYYESCLDILARVEETEMQVSRLHDEPRGVLKLNAPVSFGVLHLGPLIAAFMEQYADLKIELTLNDRFIDPIEEGFDVTIRIGVLADSSLIARRLAPARRVLVAAPAYVEKNGAPMMLDDLVKHRCLNYGHTTTLQRWQLTRAGQSIGVAINSVLCSNNGNILRAAALAGQGIAKLPTFLVGPDLAAGRLVVVLPEHPPTDLGIYALYAPNRYLAAKTRLLIDFLAARFGERPAWDKTK encoded by the coding sequence ATGGACAAGCTCGATGCCATGAATGCCTTCGTGAAGGTCGTCGCGCACGGCAGCTACGCCGAGGCAGCGCGGACGCTGGGGCTCACCCGTTCCGCCGTCAGCAAGGCGGTGAAGGAGCTGGAACAGCTGCTCGGTGCGCGTCTGCTCGACCGCACGACACGGCGCGTCAGCGCGACGGAGGCCGGCCTCGCCTACTACGAGAGTTGCCTAGACATCCTGGCCCGCGTCGAGGAGACCGAAATGCAGGTCTCCCGCCTGCACGACGAGCCCCGGGGAGTCCTCAAGCTGAACGCGCCGGTGTCGTTCGGCGTGCTGCACCTCGGGCCGCTGATCGCCGCGTTCATGGAGCAATATGCCGATCTGAAAATCGAGCTGACACTGAACGACCGCTTCATCGATCCGATCGAAGAAGGTTTCGATGTCACGATCCGGATCGGCGTATTGGCGGACTCGAGCCTGATCGCGCGACGCCTGGCGCCCGCACGCCGCGTTCTGGTGGCGGCGCCCGCGTACGTGGAAAAGAACGGCGCACCAATGATGCTGGACGACCTCGTAAAGCATCGATGCCTGAACTACGGACACACCACGACGCTACAGCGCTGGCAGCTCACGCGAGCCGGACAGTCGATCGGGGTCGCCATAAACTCCGTGCTGTGCTCGAACAACGGGAACATCCTGCGCGCCGCCGCGCTCGCCGGGCAGGGCATCGCCAAGCTGCCGACCTTCCTGGTCGGTCCCGATCTCGCGGCCGGCCGCTTGGTGGTCGTTCTGCCGGAGCATCCGCCGACGGACCTCGGCATCTACGCGCTCTATGCGCCGAACCGCTACCTCGCGGCAAAGACCCGGCTGCTGATCGATTTCCTGGCCGCCCGGTTCGGCGAGCGGCCGGCCTGGGACAAGACGAAGTAG